A single genomic interval of Cucumis sativus cultivar 9930 chromosome 5, Cucumber_9930_V3, whole genome shotgun sequence harbors:
- the LOC101214426 gene encoding chitinase 10: MTSKFLFLSFILFLGTSLPLMTEGHRRREKIYGISSLISEELFKTLFLHKDDGACPANGFYSYQAFIEATWRFPKFGTTGCLATRKREIAAFLAQISHETTGGWATAPNGPFAWGLCFKEEISPQSNYCDDSVKEWPCSPGKSYKGRGPIQLSWNFNYGPAGKALGFDGLKNPERVAEDPTTAFKTALWFWMTEQKPKPSCHNVMVGQYVPTKADKEANRTAGYGLVTNIINGGLECGIANDARVNDRIGYFQRYAKLFNVDTGPNLDCQNQKPF; this comes from the exons ATGacatctaaatttttattcctTTCCTTCATTCTCTTCCTTGGGACGAGCCTCCCGTTGATGACGGAGGGTCACCGTCGTCGAGAGAAAATATATGGGATATCTTCTTTGATTAGTGAAGAACTGTTCAAGACACTATTTTTGCATAAGGATGATGGTGCATGTCCCGCAAATGGATTCTATAGTTACCAAGCTTTTATTGAAGCGACATGGAGGTTTCCTAAATTTGGGACGACTGGTTGTTTGGCCACTCGAAAGAGGGAGATAGCAGCGTTTTTGGCTCAAATCTCACATGAGACAACCGGGGGATGGGCGACTGCTCCAAATGGACCTTTCGCTTGGGGGTTGTGCTTCAAGGAGGAAATTAGTCCACAAAGTAACTATTGTGATGATAGTGTTAAGGAGTGGCCTTGCTCTCCAGGAAAGTCCTACAAAGGAAGAGGACCTATTCAATTGTCATG GAATTTCAACTACGGGCCGGCGGGGAAGGCACTGGGATTCGACGGACTGAAAAACCCAGAGAGAGTGGCGGAGGACCCAACGACGGCCTTCAAAACCGCACTGTGGTTCTGGATGACAGAGCAGAAGCCAAAGCCATCATGCCACAACGTCATGGTCGGGCAATACGTTCCCACAAAGGCTGATAAAGAAGCAAATCGAACTGCAGGATATGGACTGGTCACCAACATCATCAATGGCGGACTTGAGTGTGGGATTGCGAATGATGCTCGAGTCAATGACCGAATTGGTTACTTCCAAAGATATGCTAAGCTCTTCAATGTTGATACTGGCCCCAACTTGGATTGCCAGAATCAGAAACCCTTTTAG
- the LOC101214667 gene encoding protoporphyrinogen oxidase 1, chloroplastic, with amino-acid sequence MATGSTLLTDLPFRRPHPLTLLRPSNIPSFHPLHISLQNNRLRSYFRCSIAEGSTALSPSNASSQSSILDCVVVGAGISGLCIAQALATKHPDVAPNIIVTEAKDRVGGNITTVERDGYLWEEGPNSFQPSDPILTMVVDSGLKDDLVLGDPDAPRFVLWNGKLRPVPAKPNDLPFFDLMSIGGKIRAGFGALGIRPPPPGREESVEEFVRRNLGNEVFERLIEPFCSGVYAGDPSKLSMKAAFGKVWRLEQNGGSIIGGTFKALQERNKTTKPPRDPRLPKPKGQTVGSFRKGLTMLPNAISTCLGSKVKVSWKLSSISKVDDGGYSLTYETPEGLVSILSRSVIMTVPSYIAGTLLRPISGKAADALSKFYYPPVASVTISYPKGAIRKECLIDGELKGFGQLHPRSQGVTTLGTIYSSSLFPNRAPDGRVLLLNYIGGATNTGILSQTESELIEVVDRDLRKILINPNAEDPLPLSVRVWPQAIPQFLIGHLDVLDTAKAGLREAGMEGLFLGGNYVCGVALGRCVEGAYEAAAEVAGFLSKKVYK; translated from the exons ATGGCCACCGGCTCCACACTCCTCACCGACCTCCCTTTCCGGCGCCCTCACCCTCTCACTCTTCTCCGCCCCTCAAACATTCCTTCTTTTCACCCACTCCACATCTCTCTCCAAAACAATCGCCTTCGCTCCTATTTCCGATGTTCAATTGCCGAGGGCTCCACCGCTCTTTCCCCTTCCAATGCCTCTTCCCAGTCTTCTATCCTGGATTGTGTGGTCGTCGGTGCTGGAATTAGTGGCCTCTGCATCGCTCAGGCTCTTGCTACCAAACACCCCGATGTTGCCCCTAACATCATTGTCACCGAGGCCAAGGATCGCGTTGGAGGCAACATCACTACGGTTGAGAGAGATGGATATCTCTGGGAAGAAGGCCCTAATAGCTTCCAACCTTCCGATCCTATTCTCACCATGGTG GTGGATAGTGGCTTAAAAGATGATTTAGTTCTGGGAGACCCAGATGCACCTCGATTTGTATTGTGGAATGGAAAGCTCAGACCAGTGCCTGCGAAACCTAATGATCTACCTTTCTTTGACCTGATGAGCATTGGTGGAAAAATCAGAGCAGGCTTTGGTGCCCTGGGCATTCGCCCTCCTCCTCCA GGTCGAGAGGAATCAGTTGAAGAATTTGTCCGTCGGAACCTTGGCAATGAAGTTTTTGAACGTTTGATAGAGCCATTTTGTTCTG GTGTATACGCTGGTGACCCTTCAAAGCTAAGCATGAAAGCAGCTTTTGGTAAGGTTTGGAGGCTAGAGCAAAATGGTGGTAGTATTATTGGTGGGACTTTCAAAGCACTTCAAGAAAGGAATAAAACTACCAAACCACCAAGAGATCC GCGTCTACCAAAGCCTAAGGGCCAAACTGTTGGATCTTTTCGGAAAGGACTTACCATGTTGCCAAATGCTATTTCTACTTG TTTGGGGAGTAAAGTAAAAGTATCTTGGAAGCTATCTAGTATCAGTAAAGTGGATGACGGAGGTTATAGTTTGACATACGAAACACCAGAAGGACTAGTCTCCATACTAAGCAGAAGTGTCATCATGACGGTTCCTTCTTATATTGCTGGCACTCTGTTGCGTCCAATCTCG GGGAAAGCTGCAGAtgcactttcaaaattttattatccaCCAGTTGCATCAGTGACCATATCATATCCAAAAGGAGCAATTAGGAAAGAATGCTTGATTGATGGTGAACTAAAGGGGTTTGGTCAATTGCACCCTCGTAGCCAGGGGGTGACTACTTTGG GAACTATATACAGCTCATCACTTTTTCCTAATCGAGCGCCAGATGGAAGGGTATTGCTCTTGAACTACATTGGAGGGGCTACTAATACTGGAATTCTTTCTCAG ACAGAGAGCGAGCTCATAGAAGTAGTTGATCGggatttaagaaaaatcctCATAAACCCAAACGCAGAGGATCCTCTACCATTGAGCGTGAGGGTGTGGCCACAAGCCATTCCACAGTTCTTGATTGGCCATCTCGATGTTCTAGACACCGCCAAGGCCGGACTGAGAGAGGCTGGAATGGAGGGGCTATTTTTAGGTGGAAACTATGTATGCGGTGTGGCCTTGGGGAGATGTGTTGAGGGTGCCTATGAAGCTGCAGCTGAGGTAGCTGGTTTTCTGTCTAAAAAAGTGTACAAATAA
- the LOC101214908 gene encoding peptidyl-prolyl cis-trans isomerase A1 translates to MASTVSMSVFSTLPSPSQGKCRLPSLSSRSISLQVQTTNSPVTTLTWGSQRLSFPILREASPVKNRRLICANSATKNVELQAEVSTKCFFDVEIGGESAGRIVIGLFGDVVPRTVENFRALCTGEKGYGYKGCSFHRVIKDFMIQGGDFTNGDGTGGISIYGPSFRDENFSLKHVGPGVLSMANAGPDTNGSQFFICTVKTPWLDNRHVVFGHVIEGMDVVKRIESQETSNLDIPRMPCRIVNCGELEVKVD, encoded by the exons ATGGCCTCCACAGTCTCAATGAGTGTGTTTTCCACTCTGCCTTCTCCTTCACAG GGTAAATGTCGCCTGCCCTCGCTCAGTTCTAGGTCGATTTCTTTGCAAGTTCAAACTACGAACTCCCCTGTAACAACACTGACATGGGGATCTCAACGCTTAAGTTTTCCTATCTTGAGAGAAGCATCTCCTGTGAAGAACAGAAGACTCATCTGTGCAAACTCTGCGACAAAA AATGTAGAGCTCCAAGCAGAAGTCTCAACAAAGTGTTTCTTTGATGTAGAAATTGGAGGTGAATCGGCAGGTAGAATCGTGATAGGACTTTTTGGGGATGTTGTTCCAAGAACGGTAGAAAATTTCCGAGCCTTGTGTACTG GGGAGAAGGGATATGGGTATAAAGGATGCTCTTTCCATAGGGTGATTAAAGATTTCATGATTCAAGGAGGGGACTTCACTAATGGAGAT GGAACCGGAGGTATTAGTATCTATGGTCCCAGTTTTCGAGACGAGAATTTTTCAT TGAAGCATGTAGGACCTGGTGTACTTAGCATGGCCAATGCTGGACCTGATACTAATGGAAGTCAATTCTTCATCTGTACTGTAAAG ACGCCATGGTTGGACAATCGCCACGTTGTGTTTGGACATGTGATCGAAGGAATGGATGTTGTGAAACGAATTGAATCACAAGAAACAAGCAACTTAGATATTCCTCGCATGCCATGTAGAATTGTTAATTGTGGAGAACTGGAGGTGAAAGTTGATTAG
- the LOC101214354 gene encoding LOW QUALITY PROTEIN: suppressor of disruption of TFIIS (The sequence of the model RefSeq protein was modified relative to this genomic sequence to represent the inferred CDS: substituted 1 base at 1 genomic stop codon) codes for MLKYLHMEESEVPQMCLDLYMEHGTTMAGLKALGYEFDNEEFHGYVHGALPYDSLKPDPVLRNLLLSLPQRKIIFTNAEKGHAAQVLERLDLEDCFEGVICFEILNNNNNNPSLESKFNGGNDIIICKPSIEAIQAAVKIADTQPNKTIFFDDSVRNMENGKAAGLHTVIVGSXELVPGADHALGSIHNIKEALPELWEDEDENDQPEQAMQAPVVETMVLV; via the exons ATGTTGAAGTATTTGCATATGGAGGAAAGTGAAGTGCCTCAAATGTGCTTGGACTTGTACATGGAACATGGGACAACCATGGCTGGACTTAAG GCTCTTGGTTATGAATTTGACAACGAGGAGTTTCATGGGTATGTGCATGGTGCCTTACCTTACGACTCATTGAAGCCTGATCCTGTTTTGAGGAACCTCCTTCTTTCCTTGCCACAACGCAAAATT ATCTTCACTAATGCTGAGAAAGGCCATGCAGCTCAAGTTCTTGAAAGGTTGGATTTGGAAGATTGTTTTGAAGGTGTCATATGCTTCGAAATTcttaataacaacaacaacaacccGTCGTTAGAAAGCAAATTTAATGGCGGCAATGACATTATCATTTGCAAGCCATCCATTGAAGCCATTCAAGCTGCTGTCAAAATTGCTGATACTCAACCCAACAAAACg ATCTTTTTCGATGACAGTGTTCGAAATATGGAGAATGGAAAAGCAGCAGGCCTTCATACAGTTATA GTTGGAAGCTGAGAGTTGGTCCCCGGAGCTGACCATGCCTTAGGTAGCATTCACAATATAAAAGAGGCATTGCCAGAGTTATGGGAAGACGAAGATGAGAACGACCAGCCAGAGCAAGCTATGCAGGCCCCTGTAGTTGAAACTATGGTCCTTGTATag
- the LOC101220944 gene encoding germin-like protein subfamily 2 member 2: MDASKALVSLVLFIAATTIPSFHAFDPDSLQDLCVADTYKGIKVNGFPCKEDSNITASDFFFAGLATPAPINNSVGFAVTQANVDSLPGLNTLGISLNRVEYSPNSGLVPPHTHPRVTEIIFVLEGQLDVGFITTANKLISKTIKKGEVFVFPIGLLHYQQNNKDKPASAVVAFNSQLPGILVVAPALFSSSPAIDNDVLARTFQIGTDKVAERLNQGFLRAKKISETTVYMY, encoded by the exons atGGATGCATCCAAAGCTCTTGTGTCCTTAGTCTTGTTTATCGCAGCTACAACAATTCCGAGTTTCCATGCCTTCGACCCTGACTCGCTTCAGGACTTATGCGTCGCTGACACTTACAAAG GGATAAAAGTGAATGGATTCCCATGCAAGGAGGACTCCAACATAACAGCCTCAGACTTCTTCTTCGCTGGACTAGCAACCCCCGCCCCCATCAACAACTCCGTTGGGTTCGCCGTCACGCAAGCCAATGTTGACAGCCTCCCCGGCCTCAACACCCTCGGCATTTCCCTCAACCGTGTCGAATACTCGCCAAACAGTGGTCTAGTTCCTCCCCACACGCACCCACGCGTCACCGAGATCATCTTCGTCCTTGAAGGCCAACTCGATGTTGGATTCATAACCACTGCCAACAAACTTATTTCCAAGACCATAAAAAAAGGTGAAGTCTTTGTCTTCCCCATAGGCCTACTCCATTACCAGCAGAACAACAAGGATAAACCTGCTTCCGCTGTCGTGGCCTTCAACAGCCAGCTGCCCGGAATATTGGTTGTTGCACCCGCCTTGTTTTCCTCCTCTCCAGCCATCGACAATGACGTTCTTGCTAGAACTTTCCAGATTGGGACTGATAAGGTGGCAGAGAGATTAAATCAAGGTTTTCTCCGTGCTAAGAAGATAAGTGAGACCACCGTTTATATGTATTAG
- the LOC101207540 gene encoding germin-like protein subfamily 2 member 4 has product MDASKAIVFLALFIAATTIPHSHASDPDSLQDLCVAATSKGTKVNGFPCKDDTNITASDFFFAGLANPAAINNSMGSAVTPANVEKIPGLNTLGVSLARIDYLPNDGLNPPHIHPRATEIIFILEGELEVGFIITTGNKLISKTIKKGEVFVFPKGLLHFQQNKKDKPASVLSAFNSQLPGTVSIVAALFSSSPAVDNGILAKTFQIGTDEVEEIKSKIAPKKK; this is encoded by the exons ATGGATGCATCAAAAGCTATTGTGTTCTTAGCTTTGTTTATTGCAGCTACAACAATTCCCCACTCCCACGCATCTGACCCCGACTCACTTCAGGACTTGTGTGTTGCTGCGACTTCCAAAG GAACAAAAGTGAACGGATTCCCATGCAAGGATGATACCAACATAACAGCCTCAGACTTCTTCTTCGCCGGATTAGCAAACCCTGCCGCCATCAACAACTCCATGGGATCTGCCGTCACTCCCGCCAACGTTGAGAAAATCCCCGGTCTCAACACCCTCGGTGTCTCCCTCGCTCGAATCGACTACTTACCCAACGATGGCCTGAATCCACCGCACATCCACCCACGCGCCACCGAGATCATCTTCATCCTTGAAGGAGAACTGGAGGTTGGATTCATAATTACCACCGGCAACAAACTGATttccaaaaccataaaaaaaggTGAAGTCTTTGTCTTCCCCAAGGGCCTACTCCATTTCCAGCAGAACAAGAAGGATAAGCCTGCTTCTGTTCTTTCTGCCTTCAACAGCCAGCTACCGGGAACTGTGTCGATCGTCGCCGCCTTGTTTTCGTCCTCCCCTGCGGTCGACAACGGCATCCTTGCTAAGACTTTCCAGATTGGGACGGATGAGGTGGAAGAGATTAAGTCTAAGATTGCTCCTAAGAAGAAGTAA